The proteins below are encoded in one region of Homo sapiens chromosome 2, GRCh38.p14 Primary Assembly:
- the C2orf49 gene encoding ashwin isoform X2, with protein sequence MAGDVGGRSCTDSELLLHPELLSQEFLLLTLEQKNIAVETDVRVNKDSLTDLYVQHAIPLPQRDLPKNRWGKMMEKKREQHEIKNETKRSSTVDGLRKRPLIVFDGSSTSTSIKVKKTENGDNDRLKPPPQNHDLTHRKSPSGPVKSPPLSPVGTTPVKLKRAAPKEEAEAMNNLKPPQAKRKIQHVTWP encoded by the exons ATGGCGGGGGATGTGGGCGGTCGCAGCTGCACGGACTCGGAACTGCTGCTGCACCCGGAGCTGCTGTCCCAGGAGTTCCTTCTCCTCACTCTGGAGCAG AAGAACATAGCTGTTGAAACTGATGTAAGAGTAAACAAAGACAGTCTTACTGACCTTTATGTCCAACATGCAATACCATTGCCTCAGAGGGATTTGCCGAAGAATAGATGGGGGaaaatgatggaaaagaaaagagaacaacaTGAGATTAAAAATGAGACTAAAAG GAGTAGCACTGTAGATGGGTTAAGGAAAAGACCCCTCATCGTATTTGATGGAAGTTCAACAAGTACAAGCATAAAAGTGAAAAAGACAGAGAATGGAGATAATGATCGACTGAAGCCTCCCCCGCAG AACCATGACTTAACGCATAGGAAAAGTCCTTCAGGCCCTGTGAAGTCGCCACCATTGTCCCCTGTTGGAACTACTCCAGTGAAGTTAAAGAGAGCTGCTCCTAAAGAAGAGGCAGAGGCCATG
- the C2orf49 gene encoding ashwin isoform X1, producing MAGDVGGRSCTDSELLLHPELLSQEFLLLTLEQKNIAVETDVRVNKDSLTDLYVQHAIPLPQRDLPKNRWGKMMEKKREQHEIKNETKRSSTVDGLRKRPLIVFDGSSTSTSIKVKKTENGDNDRLKPPPQASFTSNAFRKLSNSSSSVSPLILSSNLPVNNKTEHNNNDAKQNHDLTHRKSPSGPVKSPPLSPVGTTPVKLKRAAPKEEAEAMNNLKPPQAKRKIQHVTWP from the exons ATGGCGGGGGATGTGGGCGGTCGCAGCTGCACGGACTCGGAACTGCTGCTGCACCCGGAGCTGCTGTCCCAGGAGTTCCTTCTCCTCACTCTGGAGCAG AAGAACATAGCTGTTGAAACTGATGTAAGAGTAAACAAAGACAGTCTTACTGACCTTTATGTCCAACATGCAATACCATTGCCTCAGAGGGATTTGCCGAAGAATAGATGGGGGaaaatgatggaaaagaaaagagaacaacaTGAGATTAAAAATGAGACTAAAAG GAGTAGCACTGTAGATGGGTTAAGGAAAAGACCCCTCATCGTATTTGATGGAAGTTCAACAAGTACAAGCATAAAAGTGAAAAAGACAGAGAATGGAGATAATGATCGACTGAAGCCTCCCCCGCAGGCAAGCTTTACCAGTAATGCCTTTAGAAAATTATCAAATTCCTCTTCGAGTGTTTCACCCCTAATTTTGTCTTCCAATTTGCCTGTGAACAATAAAACGGAACACAATAATAATGACGCTAAACAGAACCATGACTTAACGCATAGGAAAAGTCCTTCAGGCCCTGTGAAGTCGCCACCATTGTCCCCTGTTGGAACTACTCCAGTGAAGTTAAAGAGAGCTGCTCCTAAAGAAGAGGCAGAGGCCATG